In the genome of Myxococcus stipitatus, one region contains:
- a CDS encoding PBP1A family penicillin-binding protein, with amino-acid sequence MTLASVMPNPPEASPPSTPAPVPPRPSLGARLWKWTKRLLITGAVGLLLCLLVAVGTYLYFSRDLPSVDTLRNYQLPQVTKVTCGDGSICAEYAFEKRTVVRVEALPSHVRDAFLAAEDADFYKHVGLDPFGIARATVKNLIPGSTKSGASTITQQVVKNLLLTPERKLSRKIREWILTPRVEEALTKDQILGLYINQSYYGQRRYGLEEAALYYFGKNAKDLSVGEAAVLAGTVQSPHRINPVTNMTRAKSRQRYVLRQMANQGFVPLKIVEGELDKPIVLAPRPKPRVGPYYAEEIRRTLIERYGEEAVMRGGLRVDIAMVPQLQVAAEQAVRDGLEAMDRRQGYRGPRGTLEDARWARLRGMVVTRIEEAGRRLKDQGYVADLSPLAQAEKPAEPKPGAVTEAEVEGAEEQRPDLSSEDEAPPSEEELLVGAVPLRPLEEGLRLTGYVSEIDEKRNIARVDLVGRTAEVAYSTVTWARQKGKSAPKNISDVFAKGQLVFVRVLKAPPAPAFVEATLDQIPEVQGGMVAIRPDNRHVVALVGGYDAARSSFNRATQARRQPGSSFKPFLYGAAMASGRYTPLSQVNDAPEAIRDPYTGKTWKPQNYDRRFEGPMTLRQALTKSKNTVSVRLIESLTPPTVIDFARRAGIHSPMPENLTLALGTGEVTILEAVNAYATLQANGRYAEPLMLLRVRDSRGKVLEEHQPGFEETLPPAVAYLTTSLMRSVVEEGTAKAVRELNRPAAGKTGTTQESRDTWFSGYTMDYVASAWVGFDDNSPMGSSETGGRAALPIWLHFMRTAHEGLPARDFEVPSGVLQVRIDPVTGLLAGASVPGRLEPFLEGTQPTAEAPPPGQVTTDEFFLNEGNRKGL; translated from the coding sequence ATGACCCTGGCCTCTGTGATGCCCAATCCGCCCGAAGCTTCACCCCCGTCCACCCCGGCGCCCGTGCCTCCACGCCCCAGCCTGGGCGCGCGCCTCTGGAAGTGGACGAAGCGGCTGCTCATCACCGGGGCCGTGGGCCTGCTCCTGTGCCTGCTCGTCGCCGTGGGCACGTACCTCTACTTCAGCCGCGACCTGCCCTCGGTGGACACGCTGCGCAACTACCAGCTGCCCCAGGTCACCAAGGTGACGTGTGGCGACGGGAGCATCTGCGCCGAGTACGCCTTCGAGAAGCGCACCGTGGTGCGGGTGGAGGCCCTGCCCTCGCACGTGCGCGACGCGTTCCTCGCCGCCGAGGACGCGGACTTCTACAAGCACGTGGGCCTGGACCCCTTCGGCATCGCGCGCGCCACCGTCAAGAACCTCATCCCCGGCAGCACCAAGTCCGGCGCCTCCACCATCACCCAGCAGGTGGTGAAGAACCTGCTGCTCACGCCCGAGCGCAAGCTGTCGCGCAAGATTCGCGAGTGGATCCTCACGCCGCGCGTCGAGGAGGCGCTCACCAAGGACCAGATTCTCGGCCTCTACATCAACCAGTCCTACTACGGGCAGCGGCGGTACGGCCTGGAGGAGGCGGCGCTCTATTACTTTGGCAAGAACGCCAAGGATTTGAGCGTGGGTGAGGCCGCGGTCCTCGCGGGCACGGTGCAGAGTCCGCACCGCATCAACCCGGTGACGAACATGACGCGGGCCAAGTCGCGTCAGCGGTACGTGCTGCGGCAGATGGCGAACCAGGGCTTCGTGCCGTTGAAGATCGTGGAGGGTGAGCTGGACAAGCCCATCGTCCTGGCGCCCCGCCCCAAGCCGAGGGTGGGCCCGTACTACGCGGAGGAGATTCGCCGCACGCTCATCGAGCGCTACGGCGAAGAGGCCGTGATGCGGGGCGGCCTGCGCGTGGACATCGCCATGGTTCCGCAGCTCCAGGTCGCCGCGGAGCAGGCGGTGCGCGACGGGCTGGAGGCGATGGACCGGCGCCAGGGCTACCGAGGGCCTCGCGGCACGCTGGAGGACGCGCGGTGGGCGCGGCTTCGCGGCATGGTGGTCACCCGCATCGAGGAGGCTGGTCGCCGGCTGAAGGACCAGGGCTACGTCGCGGACCTGTCGCCGCTCGCGCAGGCGGAGAAGCCCGCGGAGCCGAAGCCCGGCGCCGTCACGGAGGCCGAGGTGGAAGGCGCGGAGGAGCAGCGCCCGGACCTGTCGTCCGAGGACGAGGCCCCGCCGTCGGAGGAGGAGCTGCTGGTGGGCGCGGTCCCCTTGCGGCCGCTGGAGGAAGGGCTGCGGCTGACGGGCTATGTGTCCGAGATCGATGAGAAGCGCAACATCGCGCGCGTGGACCTGGTGGGCCGCACCGCGGAGGTGGCGTACTCCACCGTCACCTGGGCGCGGCAGAAGGGAAAGAGCGCCCCGAAGAACATCTCGGACGTGTTCGCGAAGGGGCAGCTCGTCTTCGTGCGGGTCCTGAAGGCGCCGCCCGCGCCGGCCTTCGTGGAGGCGACGCTGGACCAGATTCCGGAGGTGCAGGGCGGCATGGTGGCCATCCGCCCGGACAACCGGCACGTCGTCGCGCTGGTGGGTGGGTACGACGCGGCCCGCTCGTCGTTCAACCGCGCCACGCAGGCCAGACGGCAGCCGGGCTCGTCCTTCAAGCCGTTCCTCTACGGCGCCGCGATGGCCAGCGGACGCTACACGCCGCTGTCCCAGGTGAACGACGCGCCCGAGGCGATTCGAGACCCGTACACGGGCAAGACGTGGAAGCCGCAGAACTACGACCGGCGCTTCGAAGGCCCCATGACGCTGCGCCAGGCGCTCACGAAGTCGAAGAACACCGTGTCGGTGCGCCTCATCGAGTCGCTCACGCCGCCCACCGTCATCGACTTCGCGCGGCGGGCGGGCATCCACTCGCCCATGCCGGAGAACCTCACGCTGGCGCTGGGCACTGGCGAGGTGACGATTCTGGAGGCGGTGAACGCGTACGCCACGCTCCAGGCCAATGGCCGCTACGCGGAGCCGCTCATGCTGCTGCGCGTGCGCGACTCGCGCGGCAAGGTGCTGGAGGAGCATCAGCCCGGCTTCGAGGAGACCCTGCCTCCCGCCGTCGCGTACCTCACCACGTCGCTGATGCGCAGCGTGGTGGAGGAAGGAACGGCGAAGGCGGTGCGCGAGCTGAACCGCCCCGCGGCGGGCAAGACGGGCACCACGCAGGAGTCTCGGGACACGTGGTTCTCCGGCTACACGATGGACTACGTGGCCAGCGCGTGGGTGGGCTTCGATGACAACTCCCCCATGGGAAGCAGCGAGACGGGTGGACGCGCCGCGCTGCCCATCTGGCTCCACTTCATGCGCACGGCGCACGAGGGCCTCCCCGCCCGCGACTTCGAGGTGCCCTCCGGCGTCCTCCAGGTTCGCATCGACCCCGTCACGGGGCTCCTCGCCGGGGCGTCCGTGCCGGGCCGACTGGAGCCGTTCCTCGAGGGCACCCAGCCCACCGCCGAGGCCCCTCCACCGGGCCAGGTGACCACCGACGAGTTCTTCCTCAACGAAGGCAACAGGAAGGGTCTGTGA
- a CDS encoding VCBS repeat-containing protein, with the protein MSRTLVLVLSWGLCAFAASAAPVSPSTSDTSAPAVQRLSQALATSVRALPAEAPVALYLSGGSAELRRAVGSVLAGRLAAVGLAPTLVDAPSAEAAEGVARAQGARTLVRLTLDVEAGALRARGDALGTWVNFWSGRAPTRPARPSGALVESVDADAEVLALAALGVPSTPPVSPGGPTRSIRLLGATLVRLEQPVAALAAGDLDGDGRDEIAVMTEADVSVFGAEGRLLARRELSALPFSSTPTREPFGALAVLPGPPRLAAWSSRRAQGEVLVLDKGRGTLRPVGTLDGAPVGAVERGSFVPGQTSFQAEVRFADGKAQALPAPFSTASLAPPRMLFVHPDATASLYARPGVPPTRLVGLGTGSALGDLDGDGTPELLTTSALLQPSPDVLRVHSLRAEDPVAHEPLWQGSLPPGRALFVVVADLDGDERREVVVGMWKPDGTGELFLLRQGAP; encoded by the coding sequence GTGAGCCGAACCCTGGTTCTGGTCCTCTCCTGGGGACTGTGCGCGTTCGCGGCCAGCGCGGCGCCTGTGTCCCCCTCGACTTCGGACACCAGCGCCCCCGCGGTGCAGCGCCTGTCACAGGCCCTGGCCACGTCGGTGCGTGCGTTGCCCGCGGAGGCGCCCGTCGCGCTGTATCTCTCGGGTGGCTCGGCCGAGCTGCGGCGCGCGGTGGGAAGTGTCCTCGCGGGACGACTCGCGGCCGTGGGGCTCGCGCCCACGCTGGTCGATGCCCCCAGCGCGGAGGCCGCCGAAGGGGTGGCTCGTGCCCAGGGGGCTCGCACGCTGGTGCGGCTGACGCTGGATGTGGAAGCGGGTGCCCTGCGTGCGCGCGGTGATGCGCTGGGCACGTGGGTCAACTTCTGGTCGGGCCGTGCGCCGACGCGCCCCGCGAGGCCGTCGGGTGCGCTCGTCGAGTCGGTGGATGCGGACGCGGAGGTGCTGGCCCTGGCTGCGTTGGGCGTGCCTTCGACGCCCCCTGTCTCACCGGGAGGGCCCACGAGGAGCATCCGACTGCTGGGGGCCACGCTGGTTCGGCTGGAGCAGCCCGTGGCCGCGCTCGCCGCGGGGGACCTGGACGGAGATGGTCGGGATGAAATCGCGGTGATGACGGAGGCGGACGTGTCCGTCTTCGGTGCGGAGGGTCGCCTCCTGGCGCGCAGGGAGCTGAGCGCCCTGCCCTTCTCGAGCACCCCCACTCGCGAGCCCTTTGGGGCGCTGGCGGTGCTGCCGGGACCGCCTCGGCTGGCGGCTTGGAGTTCGCGCCGTGCACAGGGGGAGGTGCTCGTGTTGGACAAGGGGCGCGGCACGCTGCGGCCCGTGGGCACTCTCGACGGTGCGCCGGTGGGGGCCGTGGAGCGCGGGAGCTTCGTGCCGGGACAGACGTCGTTCCAGGCCGAGGTCCGGTTCGCCGACGGCAAGGCCCAGGCGCTCCCCGCGCCCTTCTCCACCGCGAGCCTCGCTCCGCCCCGGATGCTCTTCGTGCACCCGGATGCGACGGCGTCTCTCTATGCGCGCCCGGGTGTGCCGCCCACGCGCCTCGTCGGGCTGGGCACGGGCAGTGCGCTGGGCGACCTGGATGGAGATGGCACGCCGGAGCTGCTCACCACGTCGGCGCTGCTCCAGCCCTCGCCGGATGTGCTGCGTGTCCACTCACTCAGGGCCGAGGACCCCGTCGCTCACGAGCCGCTGTGGCAGGGCTCGCTTCCCCCGGGACGGGCGCTGTTCGTCGTGGTGGCCGACCTGGATGGCGATGAGCGCCGCGAGGTGGTGGTGGGGATGTGGAAGCCCGACGGCACCGGGGAGTTGTTCCTTCTGCGCCAGGGTGCGCCATGA
- a CDS encoding peptide ABC transporter substrate-binding protein — protein sequence MTSRFCVTSLVLLGSLSALAASRPRYGGEVRVAHAGPPEVGEPSLADTPLEATLLGLLSRPVCSVTTEGEVHPALARELSRPTPQVARLTMPSATSAGAMARAWMRLASVEGASPYRALLFPLRGEGRQISASGATLDLALSFPWPDLERGLCHPALAAPASAATPGPFSAAGRGALDAQLSWPRGRPYLDRLQLTATDERGLARLWSSRQVQVELGVSSETDTVSGPLLYATYLAFSPRRVPADFRQAVESAIDREDLTRLFVHGPAAPMPHLLPPALMQQGPRPRPAAPASKTSRTVTLVYDAALDDQRAVAERIQVKLHERGYTVALEPLARAALRARWAKGEFELMLHALLLPPAPGPALAVVLDAAGRKDLLGVELPAIGSLPDAAARDARARERALVLGASLPLVPLYAQGLGVRAMAEVGGLVMDGQGLPSLDGAYLLPPEGAGIGGRP from the coding sequence ATGACGTCCCGCTTCTGTGTCACCAGCCTCGTGCTCCTGGGCTCCTTGTCCGCGCTCGCCGCGAGCCGTCCGCGCTACGGCGGCGAGGTGCGCGTCGCCCATGCGGGGCCTCCCGAGGTCGGAGAGCCTTCTCTCGCGGACACGCCGCTGGAGGCCACGCTCCTGGGCCTGCTGTCTCGGCCCGTCTGCTCGGTGACAACGGAGGGCGAGGTGCATCCCGCGCTCGCGCGAGAGCTGTCGCGACCGACGCCGCAGGTCGCGCGGCTGACGATGCCGTCCGCCACCAGTGCGGGCGCGATGGCGCGTGCGTGGATGCGGCTGGCGAGTGTGGAGGGTGCGTCGCCGTACCGCGCCCTGCTCTTCCCGCTGCGCGGTGAGGGGCGGCAGATCAGCGCGAGTGGCGCCACGCTGGACCTGGCGCTCTCCTTCCCGTGGCCCGACCTGGAGCGGGGGCTCTGTCATCCCGCGCTGGCCGCGCCTGCGTCGGCTGCGACTCCGGGCCCGTTCTCGGCGGCGGGACGCGGGGCACTGGATGCGCAGCTGAGTTGGCCTCGTGGGCGTCCGTATCTCGACCGGTTGCAGCTCACCGCCACGGATGAGCGGGGGCTGGCCCGGCTCTGGTCTTCGCGACAGGTGCAGGTGGAGCTCGGGGTCTCCTCGGAGACGGACACCGTCTCGGGTCCGTTGCTGTACGCGACGTACCTCGCGTTCTCGCCCCGACGTGTCCCCGCGGACTTCCGGCAGGCGGTGGAGAGCGCCATCGACCGCGAGGACCTCACGCGCCTCTTCGTGCATGGTCCCGCGGCGCCCATGCCCCATCTGCTGCCTCCCGCGCTGATGCAGCAGGGCCCCAGGCCTCGCCCGGCGGCGCCCGCGTCGAAGACCTCTCGCACGGTGACGCTGGTGTATGACGCGGCCCTCGACGACCAGCGCGCGGTGGCCGAGCGCATCCAGGTGAAGCTGCACGAGCGGGGTTACACCGTGGCGCTGGAGCCGCTGGCGCGCGCGGCGCTTCGAGCACGGTGGGCCAAGGGGGAGTTCGAGCTGATGCTGCATGCGCTGCTCCTGCCTCCGGCGCCGGGCCCCGCGTTGGCGGTGGTGCTGGATGCGGCGGGTCGCAAGGACTTGCTGGGCGTGGAGCTTCCGGCCATCGGCTCGCTGCCGGACGCGGCGGCTCGGGATGCGCGGGCCCGCGAGCGCGCCCTGGTGTTGGGTGCATCGCTGCCGCTGGTGCCCTTGTATGCGCAGGGGCTGGGTGTCCGGGCGATGGCGGAGGTGGGTGGCCTGGTGATGGATGGGCAGGGCCTGCCGTCACTCGATGGGGCGTACCTGCTACCGCCCGAGGGCGCTGGCATCGGAGGGCGGCCTTGA
- a CDS encoding ATP-binding protein, whose product MRLRARLALAFALLALVPLAVVVLPTLSRLRDTLSRELDARMQAATASAQESLERSATTARRAVEELVESPAMEDLAREARERPTRAIQAGTAEALMKTRGLTVLALFDRGGTVLSSGHLPARRGDPDPALFAVTREASSKPVPVRVEVRTSSGLRQMPALVTARPVDYGDLRLWAVGGVLLDEGLAQHLARLTQAQVSLVSGESEFAQAGTALPPTVSRELPLGEAATVKLTFSRAAAREAEEGVMRAFLLLAGLGGAFAVLLGLLVSRWMTRPVEALTEGARRVAEGALDVQVTAVATGEVGELVRTFNHMTSEMRATTERLVASERIAAWQEVARRLAHEIKNPLTPIRMSLETLLAAQEARHPRFPELFKESAGVVLEEVDRLRRIVDEFSRFARMPKPQLAPVDLSELTQSVLALYSTPPEGIRILPALQTGVVARVDRDMLTQVLVNLVKNAEEAMAGKGGDLRVRVKGSDADAVIEVEDSGPGIPAEHRARIFEPYFTTKDGGTGLGLAIAARILQEHGGKLEVGGEPGLGARFSIVLPRAEG is encoded by the coding sequence TTGCGCTTGAGGGCCCGACTCGCGCTCGCCTTCGCGCTGCTGGCCCTCGTTCCGCTCGCGGTGGTCGTCCTGCCGACCCTCTCGCGACTGCGCGACACGTTGTCGCGAGAGCTGGACGCTCGCATGCAGGCCGCGACCGCCAGTGCCCAGGAGTCCCTGGAGCGCTCGGCCACCACGGCTCGCCGCGCGGTGGAGGAGCTGGTGGAGAGCCCCGCCATGGAGGACCTGGCGCGAGAGGCTCGGGAGCGGCCCACGCGCGCCATCCAGGCGGGGACGGCCGAGGCGTTGATGAAGACGCGGGGACTCACGGTGCTCGCGCTCTTCGACCGGGGAGGCACGGTGTTGTCCTCCGGCCACCTGCCAGCGCGGCGCGGAGACCCGGACCCCGCGCTCTTCGCCGTCACCCGAGAGGCATCCTCCAAGCCCGTTCCCGTGCGCGTGGAGGTGCGCACGTCGTCGGGGCTGCGGCAGATGCCGGCGCTCGTCACGGCGCGGCCGGTGGACTACGGAGACCTGCGGCTCTGGGCGGTCGGAGGCGTGCTGCTCGACGAGGGACTGGCCCAGCACCTCGCGCGACTGACGCAGGCGCAGGTCTCGCTGGTGTCGGGAGAGTCGGAGTTCGCCCAGGCGGGGACGGCGCTGCCGCCCACGGTGTCGCGAGAGCTGCCGCTGGGTGAGGCAGCCACGGTGAAGCTCACCTTCAGCCGTGCCGCCGCGCGCGAGGCCGAGGAAGGCGTCATGCGAGCGTTCCTCCTGCTCGCGGGCCTGGGCGGTGCGTTCGCGGTGCTGTTGGGGCTGCTGGTGTCGCGCTGGATGACGCGGCCGGTGGAGGCGCTCACTGAGGGAGCTCGGCGGGTGGCGGAAGGCGCGCTGGATGTCCAGGTGACGGCGGTGGCCACTGGAGAGGTGGGTGAGCTGGTCCGGACGTTCAATCACATGACGTCCGAGATGAGGGCGACGACGGAGCGACTGGTGGCGAGTGAGCGTATCGCCGCATGGCAGGAGGTCGCTCGGCGGCTGGCCCATGAAATCAAGAACCCGCTAACCCCCATCCGCATGTCGCTGGAGACCTTGCTCGCCGCGCAGGAGGCGCGTCATCCCCGCTTCCCCGAGCTGTTCAAGGAGAGCGCGGGCGTGGTGCTCGAGGAGGTGGACCGGCTGCGGCGCATCGTCGACGAGTTCAGCCGCTTCGCCCGGATGCCCAAGCCGCAACTGGCGCCGGTGGACCTCTCCGAGCTGACGCAGAGCGTGCTGGCGCTCTACTCGACGCCGCCCGAGGGCATCCGGATTCTTCCGGCGCTCCAGACGGGGGTGGTGGCTCGGGTGGACCGGGACATGCTGACGCAGGTGCTGGTCAACCTGGTGAAGAACGCCGAGGAGGCCATGGCCGGCAAGGGCGGCGACCTGCGCGTCCGGGTGAAGGGCTCCGACGCGGACGCCGTCATCGAGGTCGAGGACAGCGGGCCGGGCATCCCCGCCGAGCACCGGGCGCGCATCTTCGAGCCGTACTTCACGACGAAAGATGGAGGCACGGGGCTCGGGTTGGCCATCGCCGCGCGAATCCTCCAGGAGCACGGCGGAAAGCTCGAGGTCGGCGGAGAGCCGGGCCTCGGCGCACGCTTCAGCATCGTGCTGCCACGCGCGGAGGGCTGA
- a CDS encoding MXAN_5187 family protein: MVRLKFLLFAFLVIGLGLAHLPMLSGPLRARAVEGATAQSASGISEVSRLVDARRAEVQALALKLAATPEVATAVHALLPPKPSSAVRPSPRDKDRDEPAGAALQPLTAERFAAVRTAVDAVVPKGLKGVVVALAAPDAAFHAVAGAEPSSDAAKLDVAALAKAGSTVVEALGTTHAFASVPVLWGGDFGMQPAVTLVVGAPLFDEGALEAAVQATGVTALGLVKGDSITAVGPEKLLAEGSLTQVVANSNGVVLRRGSFQSLGPVSLPMLTEGDAMGGQAPLSVGSRRTLPGTSLDVLAVAGTQSVLGALAAYQQSAVVALTGLLLLTLVWTALMGGGARSSDDGLSQGGSDTLSLSAAMAAQASAPMAPPQQPAVQQPVAAAPTPGPLPDPFASLPPAPAPQATPFSQPTPPPMADPFALAAPAPAAAQPFGADPFASVPPSPLGEPFALPPPVPAPAPQANPFGSGDPFAAADAFPFPAPPPAAPPATPFAASSSMPFESDAGNFSASGESLSPASPRRGAFAFEDQPTAAYSLQQAANPFALAAAQSPENPETTRVAAIPRELLQASARPPEAPIPLPARAPSPAAIPLPGAGPSGNSAVALSEEQHFQEVFREFVTTRERCGEAADGLTYDKFVQKLRKNREQLVQKYACKTVRFQVYVKEGKAALKATPVKD, from the coding sequence ATGGTCCGCCTCAAGTTCCTCCTCTTCGCGTTCCTGGTCATCGGACTGGGGCTTGCTCACCTCCCGATGTTGTCGGGACCGCTGCGTGCACGCGCTGTGGAAGGAGCCACGGCTCAGTCCGCCTCGGGCATCTCCGAGGTGTCGCGTCTCGTGGACGCGCGCCGTGCCGAGGTCCAGGCGCTGGCGCTGAAGCTGGCCGCCACGCCGGAAGTCGCGACGGCGGTGCACGCGCTGCTCCCCCCCAAGCCCTCGTCCGCCGTGCGTCCGTCGCCTCGGGACAAGGACCGGGACGAGCCCGCGGGTGCCGCGCTCCAGCCGCTGACGGCCGAGCGGTTCGCCGCCGTGCGCACCGCCGTCGACGCCGTGGTGCCCAAGGGGCTCAAGGGCGTGGTGGTGGCGCTGGCCGCTCCGGACGCCGCGTTCCATGCGGTCGCGGGCGCGGAGCCTTCGTCCGACGCCGCGAAGCTGGATGTCGCCGCGCTGGCGAAGGCGGGGAGCACGGTGGTGGAGGCGCTCGGGACGACACATGCGTTCGCCTCGGTGCCGGTGCTGTGGGGAGGGGACTTCGGGATGCAGCCGGCGGTGACGCTGGTCGTGGGCGCGCCGCTGTTCGACGAGGGCGCGCTGGAGGCCGCGGTCCAGGCCACGGGCGTCACGGCGCTGGGCCTGGTGAAGGGCGACAGCATCACCGCGGTGGGGCCGGAGAAGCTCCTGGCGGAAGGCTCGCTGACGCAGGTGGTGGCGAACTCGAATGGCGTGGTGCTGCGCCGGGGAAGCTTCCAGTCGCTGGGCCCCGTGTCGCTGCCGATGCTGACGGAGGGCGATGCCATGGGTGGGCAGGCGCCGCTGTCGGTGGGGTCTCGCCGCACGCTGCCGGGCACGTCCCTGGATGTCCTCGCGGTGGCGGGGACGCAGTCGGTGCTGGGCGCGCTCGCGGCGTACCAGCAGAGCGCGGTGGTGGCGCTGACGGGGCTGCTGCTCCTCACGCTGGTGTGGACCGCGCTGATGGGCGGTGGTGCTCGCTCGAGCGATGACGGGCTTTCGCAGGGGGGCTCGGACACGCTGAGCCTGTCCGCGGCCATGGCGGCGCAGGCGTCCGCGCCCATGGCTCCGCCGCAGCAGCCCGCGGTGCAGCAGCCCGTGGCCGCGGCGCCGACGCCGGGCCCGCTGCCGGACCCCTTCGCGTCCCTGCCTCCGGCGCCCGCGCCGCAGGCGACCCCGTTCTCCCAGCCGACGCCCCCTCCGATGGCGGACCCGTTCGCCCTGGCGGCTCCGGCCCCTGCGGCGGCTCAGCCGTTTGGCGCGGACCCGTTCGCGTCGGTGCCTCCCTCTCCGCTGGGGGAGCCGTTCGCGCTGCCTCCTCCTGTGCCCGCGCCGGCGCCCCAGGCGAATCCGTTTGGCTCGGGAGACCCGTTCGCCGCGGCGGATGCGTTCCCGTTCCCCGCGCCTCCTCCCGCGGCGCCGCCGGCGACTCCGTTCGCCGCGTCTTCGTCCATGCCCTTCGAGTCCGATGCGGGGAACTTCTCCGCGTCGGGGGAGTCGCTGTCTCCGGCGTCGCCTCGGCGGGGGGCATTCGCTTTCGAGGACCAGCCCACGGCGGCGTACTCGCTGCAGCAGGCGGCGAACCCGTTCGCCCTGGCGGCGGCCCAGTCTCCCGAGAACCCGGAGACCACGCGGGTCGCGGCGATTCCGCGCGAGCTGCTCCAGGCCAGCGCGCGGCCTCCGGAGGCGCCGATTCCGCTGCCTGCGCGTGCGCCGTCACCCGCGGCGATTCCGCTGCCGGGCGCGGGGCCCTCGGGCAACTCCGCGGTGGCGCTCTCCGAGGAGCAGCACTTCCAGGAGGTCTTCCGCGAGTTCGTCACCACGCGCGAGCGCTGTGGCGAGGCGGCGGATGGCCTGACGTACGACAAGTTCGTGCAGAAGCTGCGCAAGAACCGCGAGCAGCTCGTCCAGAAGTACGCGTGCAAGACGGTGCGCTTCCAGGTCTACGTGAAGGAAGGCAAGGCCGCGCTCAAGGCCACGCCCGTGAAGGACTGA
- the hpf gene encoding ribosome hibernation-promoting factor, HPF/YfiA family, giving the protein MKVLMRGVHLTLTGPLREYLQEHLVRHIERYADDEAAEVDIALVDINGPKGGVDKECRVTVRMPNFAPVHITEQAETLFHAIDAARDRLERSLRRAVERRRDVHTAGLPDDVAANVPNY; this is encoded by the coding sequence ATGAAGGTGTTGATGCGGGGCGTGCATCTGACGCTGACGGGGCCACTGAGGGAGTACCTGCAGGAGCATCTGGTTCGCCACATCGAGCGCTACGCCGACGACGAAGCGGCGGAAGTCGACATCGCGCTGGTCGACATCAACGGTCCCAAGGGAGGGGTGGACAAGGAGTGCCGGGTGACGGTGCGGATGCCGAACTTCGCGCCCGTCCACATCACGGAGCAGGCGGAGACGCTGTTCCACGCCATCGACGCGGCGCGTGACCGACTGGAGCGCAGCCTGCGGCGGGCCGTGGAGCGGCGCCGAGACGTCCACACGGCCGGTCTGCCCGACGACGTCGCGGCCAACGTGCCCAACTATTAG
- a CDS encoding response regulator gives MGAERIKVLLVEDDGDSRELLAELLEFEFDVVTATDGLAGLRAFESAPPDVVVTDESLPGLCGTELAQRVKAHSPRTKVILVSGYSEVSGAGYCDLVLRKPIDVEQLSRAVGRLGDEARQWVGDDARQ, from the coding sequence ATGGGTGCCGAGCGAATCAAGGTCCTCCTCGTGGAGGACGACGGGGACAGCCGGGAGCTCCTCGCGGAGCTGCTGGAGTTCGAGTTCGACGTGGTCACCGCCACCGACGGGCTCGCGGGCCTCCGGGCCTTCGAGAGCGCGCCGCCGGACGTGGTGGTGACGGACGAGTCGCTGCCAGGGCTGTGTGGCACCGAGCTCGCCCAGCGGGTGAAGGCCCACTCGCCCCGCACGAAGGTCATCCTGGTGTCCGGTTACTCGGAGGTGAGCGGCGCGGGGTACTGCGACCTGGTGCTGCGCAAGCCCATCGACGTGGAGCAGCTGAGCCGCGCCGTGGGCAGGCTGGGAGACGAGGCCCGCCAGTGGGTGGGAGACGACGCTCGGCAGTGA
- a CDS encoding N-acetylmuramoyl-L-alanine amidase-like domain-containing protein, with the protein MTWAVVLAASLLTQAAPVAAVRQPTRANGWVGLDASAFSALVAESTDAPVAQRLLSMSERFVNTPYVLSPLGEGSGVDPDPTFRLDAVDCLTFVEQSLALGLAHGEPEVAPLLEHIRYAQSPTYEDRNHLMEAQWLPNNVRKGFLLDVTRRWGGSDVVEATKTLTASTWQSRSSQSLQLPKSRQPVGTYTFDMIPLERVSAHARDIPSGTILVVLREDLPFKATRMTHLGFVVQRKGRTYLRHASRGGYNRVVDEDLESFLLRNSRYAKWKVTGVSLFEARRPDATMLGRAP; encoded by the coding sequence ATGACGTGGGCGGTGGTCCTGGCCGCCTCGCTCCTCACGCAGGCGGCCCCTGTTGCGGCGGTGCGACAGCCCACGCGGGCCAATGGCTGGGTCGGACTGGACGCGAGTGCGTTCTCCGCGCTGGTGGCCGAGTCCACGGACGCGCCGGTGGCGCAGCGGCTGCTGTCGATGAGCGAGCGCTTCGTCAACACGCCCTATGTCCTGTCACCCCTGGGCGAGGGCTCCGGCGTGGACCCGGACCCGACCTTCCGCCTGGACGCGGTGGACTGCCTCACCTTCGTCGAGCAGTCGCTGGCGCTGGGCCTGGCGCACGGCGAGCCCGAGGTCGCCCCGCTGCTCGAGCACATCCGCTACGCCCAGTCGCCGACGTACGAGGACCGCAACCACCTCATGGAGGCGCAGTGGTTGCCCAACAACGTCCGCAAGGGCTTCCTGCTCGACGTGACGCGCCGCTGGGGGGGCTCGGACGTGGTGGAGGCGACGAAGACGCTGACGGCCTCGACGTGGCAGTCGCGCTCGTCGCAGTCGCTCCAGCTCCCCAAGTCGCGGCAGCCGGTGGGCACCTACACGTTCGACATGATTCCGCTCGAGCGGGTGTCGGCCCACGCGCGTGACATCCCCTCGGGCACCATCCTGGTGGTGCTGCGCGAGGACCTGCCCTTCAAGGCCACGCGCATGACGCACCTGGGCTTCGTGGTGCAGCGCAAGGGCCGCACCTACCTGCGTCATGCGTCGCGCGGCGGCTACAACCGCGTCGTCGACGAGGACCTGGAGAGCTTCCTCCTGCGCAACTCGCGCTACGCGAAGTGGAAGGTCACCGGAGTGAGCCTCTTCGAGGCCCGTCGCCCCGACGCCACGATGCTCGGCCGCGCGCCCTGA